Proteins from one Thioflavicoccus mobilis 8321 genomic window:
- a CDS encoding glycosyltransferase has protein sequence MGRGGGRGHGGITPVLLSLIGAFCDRSFAVEVISIADGRLRELIPDLDPRAGVYELGPGGRRDQLLRLKEYLQIRRPRALLAAGHRSNLLAIAAARSSTGNVLAEGIRLVLSVHNALSPGLRQLDPLRRWLRLRAIRRSYPLADAVICVSAGVADDFVSRVPFPRDRLNVIHNPIAAAGDLSAADGPKDCHPWLAPGQPPVILAAGRLTRQKAFDNLVRAFARLDCQPLPRLLILGEGNERAALEHQAVQLGIADRVSLAGFVRNPRLHMARAALFVLSSEWEGFGNVLVEAMSVGTPVVATDCPSGPREILKDGALGPLVPPGDPDALAAAMRQMLETPQPPAWELKARAQDFAPACIASRYLGVLLPGSAH, from the coding sequence ATGGGCCGAGGTGGTGGTCGCGGTCATGGGGGCATCACTCCGGTCCTCCTCAGCCTGATCGGTGCTTTCTGCGATAGGAGCTTCGCGGTCGAGGTCATCAGCATTGCCGATGGCCGGCTACGCGAGTTGATACCAGACTTGGATCCGCGTGCCGGCGTCTACGAGCTCGGTCCCGGCGGACGGCGCGATCAACTGTTGCGCCTGAAGGAGTACCTGCAAATACGCCGTCCGCGGGCGTTGCTGGCCGCTGGGCATCGATCGAACCTGCTCGCAATCGCCGCAGCGCGTAGCAGTACCGGAAATGTTTTGGCCGAAGGCATTAGACTCGTCCTCAGTGTGCACAATGCCCTTTCGCCGGGACTGCGGCAACTCGACCCACTACGCCGCTGGCTGCGGCTGCGAGCGATTCGACGTTCTTATCCCCTAGCGGACGCGGTCATTTGCGTTTCCGCGGGCGTAGCTGACGATTTTGTGTCACGGGTCCCGTTTCCTCGCGACCGGCTGAACGTGATTCACAATCCAATTGCCGCTGCGGGCGACTTATCCGCCGCAGATGGACCAAAGGACTGTCACCCTTGGCTTGCGCCGGGGCAGCCGCCCGTGATCCTAGCTGCGGGGCGACTGACTCGTCAGAAAGCCTTCGATAACCTCGTGCGAGCTTTCGCGAGGCTTGACTGTCAACCTTTGCCCCGGCTGCTGATTCTCGGCGAAGGCAATGAACGCGCAGCGTTGGAGCACCAAGCGGTGCAGCTTGGCATTGCTGATCGCGTCTCCCTGGCCGGCTTCGTGCGCAATCCCCGATTGCACATGGCCCGTGCTGCGCTTTTCGTGTTGTCGTCGGAATGGGAGGGCTTCGGTAACGTACTGGTCGAGGCAATGTCCGTAGGTACACCCGTCGTGGCTACCGACTGCCCGAGTGGTCCGCGGGAGATCCTCAAGGACGGTGCGCTCGGGCCTTTAGTGCCGCCAGGAGACCCGGACGCCCTCGCCGCGGCGATGCGACAGATGCTCGAAACGCCTCAACCCCCGGCGTGGGAGCTGAAAGCCAGGGCGCAGGATTTCGCGCCGGCGTGCATCGCTAGCCGCTATTTAGGCGTGTTGCTCCCTGGTTCCGCACACTGA
- a CDS encoding sulfotransferase domain-containing protein encodes MALRHKLSMLIKNQKTTYIISFPKCGRTWLRMMLGYTIARQLNISFSSPSELLELKTLRKRNACVPKILIKHDDEPFWKKPGELETDKGIFKRDQVVFLVRDPRDVLISSYFEKTRRDFVYRNQKKYEGTLSQYVNESVGGFETLLAYYNIWFENRNIPRKMLLVRYEDMHASPERELGRVLQFVGIKNVHDSLITGAVVFSSFDNMKKMEAIGSGSWRLSPADRNDPESYKARKGKVGGYRDYLDEQQIEHLTCLMNKKLSPWFNYKF; translated from the coding sequence ATGGCACTTCGTCATAAACTTAGTATGCTGATCAAAAACCAGAAAACGACGTATATTATCTCTTTTCCAAAATGTGGCCGCACTTGGTTGCGGATGATGCTCGGATATACCATAGCTAGGCAGCTAAATATTTCCTTCTCAAGCCCGAGTGAACTTCTCGAACTCAAAACCCTACGAAAAAGAAATGCGTGTGTGCCTAAAATTCTGATAAAGCACGACGATGAACCGTTTTGGAAAAAACCTGGAGAACTAGAAACCGATAAAGGGATTTTCAAAAGAGACCAGGTGGTCTTTCTGGTAAGGGACCCACGAGATGTATTAATATCGAGTTATTTTGAGAAAACGAGGCGCGATTTTGTTTATCGGAATCAAAAAAAATACGAAGGTACGCTAAGTCAGTACGTCAACGAATCTGTGGGAGGTTTCGAAACTCTGCTTGCCTATTATAACATTTGGTTCGAAAATCGTAATATCCCAAGGAAAATGCTTCTTGTCCGTTATGAAGACATGCATGCCTCGCCTGAACGAGAACTGGGGCGTGTGTTGCAATTCGTAGGGATAAAGAACGTTCATGATTCTCTGATTACGGGAGCCGTTGTTTTTTCATCTTTTGATAACATGAAGAAAATGGAAGCCATTGGATCGGGATCGTGGCGTCTTTCGCCGGCTGATAGAAACGATCCCGAGAGCTATAAGGCAAGGAAAGGAAAAGTTGGCGGTTATAGGGACTATCTTGACGAGCAGCAAATTGAACATCTTACTTGCTTGATGAATAAAAAGCTTTCGCCTTGGTTTAATTACAAATTCTGA
- a CDS encoding transposase, translating to MTRGKIGETSIVGEKGGRLRRHVIGAFPSRTDTCISFIEKPINSRRFIVFLNKLRKDAGKWALVVTDNARYQHGKEIQRSVVQHKDDIRSA from the coding sequence ATGACCAGGGGCAAAATCGGCGAGACATCAATCGTTGGAGAGAAAGGTGGGCGCTTAAGACGGCATGTCATTGGAGCCTTCCCTTCGCGCACCGATACGTGCATCAGCTTCATCGAGAAGCCGATAAACTCCAGGCGATTCATTGTCTTTCTGAATAAGCTTCGCAAGGACGCTGGAAAATGGGCTCTGGTGGTAACCGACAACGCGCGTTATCAACACGGCAAGGAGATTCAGCGTTCCGTTGTCCAGCACAAGGACGATATTCGTAGTGCTTGA
- a CDS encoding glycosyltransferase, with amino-acid sequence MNIAVRSQNILITGFRPGPGGVGRVMANIINGLADNEVDVHVLIGAGDHPELEQADASFQLHRLDLSGEAETGTRTLLETLQPQVVLSNRDDAHALMAAAAQHLTPRPRLAMRVGIHVPAKLRNMNPAARWRRRRQLVQVFRKADLLITNSLGARDGLKTLLGTVSPPIKTLCNPLDLAQVRQLATEPPNHPWLADKHHPVVVSVGRLVRMKDQATMLRAFALLPTDCRLVIFGEGRQRQRLVTLANRLGIAERVSLPGHTDNPFSSLARADLFVLSSRFEGSPNVITEALAVGTPVVATDCPSGPREILADGRFGRLVPVGDHQALATAMGATLTRPIAGAELAAAVTRFELAPAIAAYQRALGLALPPAAR; translated from the coding sequence ATGAACATCGCTGTCCGTTCGCAAAACATCTTGATCACGGGCTTTCGACCGGGACCCGGGGGCGTCGGCCGCGTAATGGCAAACATCATCAACGGCCTGGCCGACAACGAAGTCGATGTTCACGTCCTCATCGGCGCTGGTGATCATCCAGAATTAGAGCAAGCCGATGCCTCTTTTCAGTTGCATCGGCTGGACTTGAGCGGAGAGGCCGAAACCGGCACAAGGACACTGCTCGAGACGCTGCAACCCCAGGTCGTGCTTTCGAACCGCGATGACGCCCACGCACTCATGGCTGCCGCGGCTCAACACCTAACCCCCAGACCCCGCCTCGCGATGCGCGTGGGGATCCACGTACCAGCGAAGCTCCGTAACATGAACCCCGCGGCACGCTGGCGCCGGCGACGACAACTCGTGCAAGTCTTCCGTAAGGCTGACCTTCTCATCACCAACTCGCTCGGGGCTCGCGACGGACTCAAGACCCTTCTCGGAACCGTATCACCTCCCATCAAGACCCTCTGCAACCCCTTGGACCTCGCTCAGGTGCGACAACTCGCCACTGAACCGCCCAATCATCCGTGGCTTGCCGACAAACACCATCCGGTTGTCGTCAGCGTCGGCCGGCTTGTACGGATGAAAGACCAGGCTACGATGCTGCGCGCCTTCGCGCTGTTGCCAACGGATTGCCGCTTGGTGATCTTCGGCGAAGGGCGTCAACGCCAACGGCTGGTGACGCTGGCCAATCGACTCGGAATCGCCGAACGGGTGTCCCTGCCGGGCCACACCGACAATCCCTTTTCGAGTCTAGCGCGGGCCGACCTATTCGTGCTGTCATCGCGGTTCGAAGGCTCACCGAACGTAATCACCGAAGCCTTGGCCGTCGGGACCCCGGTAGTGGCCACCGATTGCCCGAGCGGCCCGCGAGAGATCCTTGCCGATGGGCGTTTCGGACGACTGGTCCCGGTGGGCGATCACCAGGCGTTAGCGACAGCGATGGGCGCGACGCTGACTCGGCCGATTGCCGGCGCAGAACTCGCTGCCGCCGTGACCCGATTCGAGCTTGCTCCCGCCATCGCCGCCTATCAGCGAGCGCTTGGCCTCGCCCTGCCACCCGCCGCACGATGA
- a CDS encoding glycosyltransferase family 4 protein: MIQTLKTVGAMDLADIDCLLWMPPWKGGEKTRIQREKEIGAGRLPIRTVGGLHSRWPKSLFASVHMRQLRRFDAVYVRSAQLSLALSRKEIVHHLEIHTLRELIRSGALKDIIKYHQQGIVRTFIPITRAAADILIAYGGDPSRIVVAPSGVSLESFSDISIYKPHRGKLRAIYLGSISSDRGSETLSALGQRGDLRVRVVGRLDNTQKPEYCEYQSPIPHDRVPGIYAQADIVLMPYKPSLAHADGISPMKLFEAMAAGRPIVVSDLPPIREIITHGHNALLADPDNIQDWHDAIDRLQCDTSLAIGISTQARKDVKQYSWEERVRKIIKKIMPS; the protein is encoded by the coding sequence TTGATCCAAACATTGAAGACGGTCGGTGCTATGGATTTGGCAGATATCGATTGTTTATTGTGGATGCCCCCATGGAAGGGTGGGGAAAAGACAAGAATTCAGCGTGAAAAAGAAATTGGAGCCGGACGACTACCAATTCGTACTGTAGGCGGATTGCATAGCCGTTGGCCAAAATCTCTATTTGCCTCAGTTCATATGCGCCAACTGCGGCGTTTCGACGCCGTCTACGTTCGGTCGGCGCAATTAAGTCTTGCGCTGTCCCGGAAAGAGATAGTCCATCACTTGGAGATTCATACCCTCCGTGAATTAATCCGCAGCGGGGCGCTAAAAGATATAATCAAATATCATCAACAGGGTATCGTTCGCACATTTATACCTATAACCCGCGCAGCAGCAGATATCTTGATCGCGTACGGCGGAGATCCTTCGAGAATAGTTGTGGCTCCGTCAGGTGTAAGCCTAGAATCTTTTTCCGATATTTCTATCTATAAACCCCACCGAGGTAAGCTTCGTGCCATCTATTTGGGGTCGATCAGTTCAGACAGGGGATCGGAAACCTTGTCGGCACTTGGGCAGCGTGGCGATCTTCGAGTCAGGGTTGTTGGTCGCCTGGATAATACGCAGAAGCCAGAGTATTGTGAATATCAATCTCCGATACCGCACGACAGAGTGCCTGGTATCTATGCGCAAGCCGATATAGTACTAATGCCATACAAACCGAGCCTCGCACACGCAGATGGCATCAGTCCAATGAAATTGTTTGAGGCGATGGCCGCAGGCCGGCCGATTGTGGTTAGCGATCTGCCGCCGATTCGTGAAATTATCACACATGGCCACAACGCCCTCCTGGCTGACCCTGATAATATTCAGGATTGGCACGATGCGATTGATAGACTTCAGTGTGACACAAGTCTGGCGATAGGTATTTCAACGCAGGCGCGTAAAGACGTTAAGCAATATAGTTGGGAAGAAAGAGTAAGGAAGATTATTAAAAAAATTATGCCCTCGTAG
- a CDS encoding ISL3 family transposase, producing MNPTTSLFTAALGLSVPWEVLDVGFDPVAGRIDFTVGCAAGTRFTCAQCGAKHQPVHDTRERQWRHLNFFQYHAYLHAKVPRVQCAACGKTTQVEVPWARAQSGFTPLMEALIVTLCRAMTVRQVARLLGVSDMRIWRILDHYVERGREREDFSQVRDVGLDETAARRGQHYISLFHDLQAQRLLYACEGRKGEVVAQFAEDLEAHDGCAENIINVGIDMSASYRAGLAEHLLWAAVTFDEFHVIQLLNKAVDAVRHQDVKANPLLKHSRDLWLKDQRQWSPKPLRQYLDLRPLNLKTHRAFRIKESLREIYRIARSRAEAELLLGQWYSWARRARLEPIKQVAKTLKDHWAGLLNAFDSKLTNARVEAANARIQAAKAHGYGTVGHLITIAYLVAGKLTHLPASPFELRRLQNALNPTG from the coding sequence ATGAATCCAACGACCTCGCTGTTCACTGCCGCACTGGGGCTGTCGGTGCCGTGGGAGGTGCTCGATGTCGGCTTCGATCCGGTGGCTGGGCGCATCGATTTCACTGTCGGCTGTGCCGCCGGGACGCGCTTCACCTGTGCGCAGTGTGGGGCCAAGCATCAACCGGTGCACGACACCCGAGAGCGGCAGTGGCGGCATCTGAACTTCTTCCAGTACCACGCCTATCTGCATGCCAAGGTGCCGCGGGTACAGTGCGCGGCCTGCGGCAAGACCACGCAGGTCGAGGTGCCTTGGGCGCGGGCGCAGAGCGGTTTCACGCCGCTCATGGAGGCGCTCATCGTCACCCTGTGCCGAGCCATGACGGTGCGCCAGGTGGCCCGCCTGCTGGGGGTGAGCGACATGCGCATCTGGCGCATCCTCGACCACTACGTCGAGCGGGGGCGCGAACGAGAGGACTTCTCTCAGGTGCGCGACGTCGGCCTCGATGAGACCGCTGCACGGCGCGGCCAGCACTACATCAGCCTGTTTCACGACCTCCAAGCCCAGCGCCTGCTCTACGCCTGTGAGGGGCGCAAGGGCGAGGTCGTCGCGCAGTTCGCCGAGGACCTTGAAGCCCACGATGGCTGCGCCGAGAACATCATCAACGTCGGCATCGACATGTCCGCCAGCTACCGCGCCGGGCTCGCCGAGCATCTGCTCTGGGCGGCGGTGACCTTCGATGAGTTCCACGTCATCCAACTGCTCAACAAGGCCGTCGACGCGGTCCGCCACCAAGATGTCAAGGCCAACCCCTTGCTCAAGCACAGCCGCGACCTATGGCTGAAGGACCAGCGCCAGTGGAGCCCCAAGCCGCTGCGCCAGTACCTCGATCTGCGCCCGCTCAACCTCAAGACCCATCGTGCCTTCCGCATCAAGGAGAGCCTGCGCGAGATCTACCGCATCGCCCGAAGCCGCGCAGAGGCCGAGCTGCTGCTGGGACAGTGGTACAGCTGGGCACGGCGCGCTCGCCTCGAACCCATCAAGCAGGTCGCCAAGACCCTCAAGGACCACTGGGCAGGGTTGCTCAACGCCTTCGACTCCAAGCTCACCAATGCCCGGGTCGAGGCCGCTAACGCCCGCATTCAGGCCGCCAAGGCCCACGGCTACGGCACGGTGGGCCACCTCATCACCATCGCTTACCTCGTGGCCGGCAAGCTGACCCATTTACCCGCCTCACCTTTCGAGCTACGCCGTCTTCAGAATGCACTCAACCCAACCGGGTAG
- a CDS encoding glycosyltransferase: protein MITSHRLAIFAATSGHSGVDRVIRNLTFQLDAWGIGVDLLRIRNHGPELDMDALVHARRIDLGADHVNTALPALVRWLRRERPAALLTDKDRVNRIAIVARHLAAVDTRLCVRLGTTVSVNLSDRGGVERLLQRWSIRHLYPHADGVIVPSQGVADDLTHYTGLPHDQIHVVRSPIVTPQLDVLAAAPCDHPWLASDQPPVILGVGELSYRKDFATLVRAVARVRRKRECRLIILGRGRRQAELQALAEQLGIGSDMHLPGFTPNPYSFMSRAAVFVLSSRWEGMPVALVEALACGTPAVATDCPSGPAELLGDGDCGSLVSIGDEAAMATKIDHWLECRPQPALIEQAIAPYRIEASAAAFLARLGFDNVATCVTPTTTTC from the coding sequence TTGATCACGAGCCACCGCCTCGCCATCTTCGCGGCCACCTCCGGACACAGCGGCGTCGACCGGGTGATCCGCAACCTCACGTTTCAGCTCGACGCTTGGGGCATCGGCGTCGACCTGCTGCGCATCCGCAACCACGGCCCGGAACTCGACATGGACGCCCTCGTCCATGCGCGGCGCATCGATCTCGGCGCCGATCACGTGAACACGGCCCTACCGGCCCTGGTACGCTGGCTGCGCCGAGAGCGACCGGCGGCGTTATTGACCGACAAGGATCGGGTCAACCGCATCGCGATCGTCGCCCGCCACCTGGCCGCCGTCGACACGAGGCTCTGTGTGCGCTTGGGCACGACGGTGTCGGTGAACTTGAGCGACCGCGGTGGCGTTGAACGTCTGCTCCAGCGCTGGTCGATCCGGCACCTGTACCCGCACGCCGATGGCGTCATCGTGCCATCACAAGGGGTCGCCGATGACCTCACCCACTACACAGGTCTCCCTCACGATCAGATCCATGTCGTGCGCAGCCCGATCGTCACGCCCCAGCTCGACGTGTTGGCGGCCGCACCCTGCGACCATCCCTGGCTCGCGTCGGATCAACCCCCGGTTATCCTCGGCGTCGGCGAACTCAGCTACCGCAAGGACTTTGCGACCCTGGTACGCGCCGTCGCCCGAGTTCGCCGAAAGCGCGAATGTCGCTTGATCATCCTCGGCCGCGGGCGGCGCCAGGCAGAGCTCCAGGCGCTGGCCGAGCAACTCGGTATCGGTAGCGACATGCATCTGCCCGGATTCACACCGAATCCCTATTCCTTCATGTCACGTGCTGCCGTCTTCGTTCTCAGCTCCCGCTGGGAGGGCATGCCTGTGGCCCTCGTGGAGGCTCTGGCATGTGGCACCCCAGCCGTGGCCACCGACTGCCCCAGCGGACCCGCGGAGCTGCTCGGCGACGGCGACTGCGGCAGTTTGGTATCGATCGGCGACGAGGCAGCGATGGCAACCAAGATCGACCATTGGCTGGAGTGCCGCCCGCAACCTGCCCTGATCGAACAGGCCATCGCACCTTATCGAATCGAAGCAAGCGCCGCGGCCTTTCTGGCCCGACTCGGTTTCGACAATGTTGCCACCTGTGTCACCCCGACAACGACAACCTGTTGA
- a CDS encoding glycosyltransferase, with protein sequence MTQRTAVTIIGLQQRGQTLSFGGAPVVIANLANHFARRGIGVEVVVFSGPNVTALPFAFDPTVRITRVHGATNIELLARLVRVLLRSRPAQLLTVGNKAAKLAAQATLIPGISPRLWVTLHHSVAAETAGWTEGRRRRRIQRWRRIASRATGIIAVSEGVKTEFGALTKIDEGKLFAIYNPIVDSTVDAKMLLPVEHHWLDDSGPPLLLGVGRLTEQKDFATLIRAFAELRKQRPCRLLILGEGEERVKLTALAKKLGVAESVQLPGFQPNPLPFMKAANLLVMSSGWEGMPVTLVEALACGTPVVSTDCPHGPREILADGRLGELVPVGDVAALTMAIARTLDEPTDPAKLRARALDFTIEAGGDRYIELMGLG encoded by the coding sequence ATGACTCAACGCACTGCCGTCACGATTATCGGCCTCCAACAGCGCGGCCAAACGCTCTCATTCGGCGGTGCGCCGGTCGTGATCGCCAACCTCGCCAATCATTTCGCTCGTCGTGGTATTGGCGTCGAGGTCGTGGTCTTTTCCGGTCCCAACGTTACCGCGTTGCCCTTCGCGTTCGATCCCACGGTGCGGATCACCCGAGTGCACGGCGCTACCAACATTGAGCTCCTGGCGCGCCTTGTCCGGGTTCTGCTCCGCTCCCGTCCTGCACAACTGCTGACAGTCGGCAACAAAGCGGCGAAACTTGCGGCTCAAGCGACACTCATCCCCGGAATCTCGCCCCGGCTGTGGGTCACGCTTCATCACAGCGTCGCCGCGGAAACCGCGGGCTGGACAGAAGGCAGGCGCCGCCGGCGCATCCAGCGTTGGCGACGTATCGCGTCCCGAGCAACCGGCATAATCGCCGTATCTGAAGGCGTAAAAACGGAATTTGGTGCCTTAACGAAGATCGACGAAGGCAAATTGTTCGCTATCTACAATCCGATCGTCGATAGCACTGTCGACGCGAAGATGCTACTCCCGGTCGAACATCATTGGCTAGACGACTCTGGACCGCCTTTGTTGCTTGGCGTCGGACGGCTCACTGAACAAAAGGACTTCGCAACCCTGATTCGTGCCTTTGCAGAGTTGCGCAAGCAAAGGCCCTGCCGTCTACTGATCCTCGGCGAAGGTGAAGAGCGAGTGAAGCTCACGGCGCTAGCGAAGAAACTCGGCGTCGCCGAGTCCGTTCAACTACCCGGATTCCAACCCAATCCCTTGCCGTTCATGAAGGCCGCCAACCTTCTGGTGATGTCATCGGGCTGGGAGGGCATGCCGGTCACCCTTGTCGAGGCCCTAGCCTGCGGTACGCCCGTGGTCAGCACCGACTGCCCACACGGTCCGCGTGAGATTCTCGCCGATGGCCGCCTTGGAGAGCTGGTACCCGTTGGTGATGTGGCCGCATTGACCATGGCCATCGCCCGGACCCTAGACGAACCAACCGATCCGGCCAAACTCAGGGCTCGTGCCCTGGACTTCACGATAGAAGCCGGCGGAGATCGCTATATTGAGCTCATGGGCCTAGGCTGA
- a CDS encoding IS3 family transposase (programmed frameshift): protein MARYSDEFKEQVVRKMMPPAAQSVAQVHRETGISEPTLYAWRNRFRAEGQVVPADPSNPESWSGENKLAVVIETAALNEQELAEYCRRKGLYPEQIQRWREAAAGGNDDTQRLSPAERRELQAERKKTRRLEKELRRKDKALAEAAALLVLQKKGPGHLGGRRGRLIMPEDRQMAIDLIADACAAGARQARACAVLGIDVRTLRRWQSQQRDERRLVDRRREAAADRVPANKLSREERERILAVCNAPAYQSLPPSQIVPRLADEGEYLASESTFYRVLREDGQQNRRGRAQAPRQVSKPQGFKAEGPNQVYSWDITYLAAAIRGAFYRLYLVEDIFSRKIVGWEVHEDEKAAHASVLIRKTCLAEGIREAGLVLHSDNGGPMKGATLLATLQRLGVVPSFSRPSVSDDNPFSESLFRTLKYTPAYPSKPFASLEAAREWVHRFVHWYNEEHRHSSIRYVTPGQRHRGEDTAILAARQRLYEAAKQARPERWSGDTRNWTPINEVWLNPPRDQVSEGTAKKKVA, encoded by the exons ATGGCGCGTTACAGCGATGAGTTCAAGGAGCAGGTGGTCCGCAAGATGATGCCGCCGGCTGCCCAGTCGGTGGCCCAGGTGCACCGGGAGACGGGCATTTCGGAGCCGACCCTTTATGCTTGGCGTAATCGTTTCCGAGCAGAGGGCCAAGTGGTGCCGGCAGATCCATCGAATCCAGAGAGCTGGAGTGGTGAGAATAAGCTGGCGGTCGTGATCGAGACGGCCGCACTGAACGAGCAGGAGTTGGCCGAGTACTGCCGGCGCAAGGGCTTGTACCCGGAGCAGATCCAGCGTTGGCGGGAAGCGGCCGCGGGCGGCAATGACGACACGCAGCGATTGAGCCCGGCGGAGCGGCGCGAGCTGCAGGCCGAGCGCAAGAAGACTCGCCGGCTGGAGAAGGAACTGCGACGCAAGGACAAAGCGCTGGCAGAGGCGGCGGCCTTACTGGTACTGCAAAAAAAAG GCCCAGGCCATCTGGGGGGACGACGGGGACGACTGATCATGCCGGAAGACCGTCAGATGGCCATTGACCTGATTGCTGACGCCTGTGCGGCCGGGGCCCGGCAGGCACGTGCCTGCGCGGTCCTCGGGATCGACGTGCGCACACTGCGTCGCTGGCAAAGCCAGCAGCGTGATGAACGGCGTCTGGTCGATCGGCGACGCGAGGCAGCGGCGGATCGGGTGCCGGCCAACAAGCTCTCGCGCGAGGAGCGTGAGCGGATCCTGGCCGTGTGTAACGCGCCCGCCTACCAGAGCCTGCCGCCGTCGCAGATCGTGCCGCGGCTGGCCGATGAAGGCGAATACCTGGCCTCGGAGTCGACCTTCTACCGCGTGTTGCGCGAGGACGGTCAGCAAAACCGGCGCGGCCGGGCGCAAGCGCCCCGCCAGGTATCGAAGCCACAGGGTTTCAAGGCCGAGGGACCCAACCAGGTTTACTCGTGGGACATCACCTACTTGGCCGCAGCGATCCGGGGGGCCTTCTACCGGCTCTACCTGGTGGAGGACATCTTCAGTCGCAAGATCGTCGGCTGGGAAGTGCACGAGGACGAGAAGGCCGCGCATGCCAGCGTCCTGATTCGCAAGACCTGTCTGGCCGAGGGCATCCGTGAAGCCGGCCTGGTGCTGCACTCGGACAACGGCGGCCCGATGAAGGGCGCGACCCTGTTGGCGACCTTGCAGCGGCTCGGCGTCGTGCCGTCCTTCAGTCGGCCGTCGGTCAGTGATGACAACCCGTTTTCGGAGAGTCTGTTTCGGACGCTGAAGTACACGCCGGCCTATCCCAGCAAGCCGTTTGCGAGCCTGGAAGCGGCCCGCGAATGGGTCCACCGCTTCGTGCATTGGTACAACGAGGAACATCGTCACAGCAGCATCCGCTATGTCACACCAGGGCAGCGGCACCGTGGCGAAGATACCGCCATTCTGGCGGCCAGACAGCGACTCTATGAGGCTGCCAAGCAGGCGCGACCGGAACGCTGGTCGGGTGACACGCGTAACTGGACCCCGATCAATGAGGTCTGGCTGAACCCGCCGCGGGACCAGGTATCAGAAGGCACCGCGAAAAAGAAAGTCGCGTGA